From one Odontesthes bonariensis isolate fOdoBon6 chromosome 14, fOdoBon6.hap1, whole genome shotgun sequence genomic stretch:
- the fuz gene encoding protein fuzzy homolog, which translates to MMMLQDGSTQLLCLTASSGVPLFTRGASKQLPFSIIGSLNGVHMFGGGQGVVLSCSETEGGGKVVWRVFQDSVMLIAVSGGCNGKEDDIHLQRLLENVWNCMVLVLGQDELVNIRNVERLKRDLRSCFRLIDQLLEERQEGFLGNLTHCVDSLLPPNPALLQEVLDGFAQAADSEFGCLIVHGRIAAATEKWWRLAPQEVVLLSALIRSLSGSAFCDYPVFLPQGSPTVAHRLLRFQLLPGADVCVLCGPTPSLHRAQDQLVGCFWSPLVEALRDCLAVGERCLPRSVSLRPDVLALLLINRETRRSVSCVPTSTYHPLSGPLLSKARCWDLLKLFYIFTISRYFTKEETLCVSPEDSAERGNTEDFLIGFSHQPQQCYLVTEECKSYGLQTPQHQLFLLVLPSVPTFALRTVATQTLSDIVAATGF; encoded by the coding sequence ATGATGATGCTCCAGGATGGCTCAACCCAGCTTCTCTGCCTCACGGCCAGCAGCGGGGTTCCTCTTTTCACAAGAGGGGCCTCCAAACAGCTGCCCTTTTCTATCATCGGTTCCCTGAATGGTGTTCACATGTTCGGAGGAGGGCAGGGAGTCGTGTTGTCCTGCAGTGAGACCGAAGGCGGAGGGAAAGTGGTGTGGAGAGTTTTCCAGGACAGTGTGATGCTCATCGCTGTGAGTGGAGGATGCAACGGCAAAGAGGATGACATCCACTTACAGCGTCTTCTGGAGAACGTGTGGAACTGCATGGTGCTTGTTTTGGGGCAGGATGAGCTGGTGAATATCAGGAATGTTGAAAGGTTGAAGAGGGACTTGAGGTCCTGCTTCAGGCTCATTGATCAGCTGCTGGAAGAGAGGCAAGAGGGTTTCCTGGGAAACCTAACGCACTGTGTAGATTCACTGCTGCCTCCGAACCCAGCTCTTCTTCAAGAGGTTCTGGATGGATTCGCTCAGGCTGCTGACAGCGAATTTGGATGCCTCATTGTCCATGGGCGGATAGCTGCAGCGACTGAGAAGTGGTGGCGCCTGGCACCGCAGGAAGTTGTCCTCCTTTCTGCTTTGATACGTTCCCTATCTGGATCGGCCTTCTGTGATTACCCAGTATTCCTTCCTCAGGGCAGCCCCACTGTGGCCCACCGCCTGCTCCGCTTCCAGCTGCTGCCTggagcagatgtgtgtgtgctgtgcggTCCCACCCCTTCTCTGCACAGAGCCCAGGATCAGCTGGTGGGCTGCTTCTGGTCCCCCCTGGTGGAGGCCCTAAGAGATTGCCTGGCTGTTGGAGAGCGCTGCTTACCAAGATCTGTATCCCTGCGGCCTGATGTGCTGGCGCTTCTTCTCATTAACCGCGAAACTCGACGCTCAGTCTCTTGTGTGCCCACTTCCACCTATCATCCACTCAGCGGCCCTTTACTCTCCAAGGCCCGCTGCTGGGATCTACTGAAACTCTTCTATATCTTCACCATATCACGCTACTTCACCAAGGAGGAGACATTATGTGTCTCACCAGAGGACAGTGCTGAGAGAGGCAACACTGAAGACTTTCTCATCGGATTCTCCCACCAGCCTCAACAGTGCTATCTAGTCACAGAAGAGTGCAAAAGTTATGGACTTCAGACACCACAGCATCAGCTCTTTCTGCTCGTATTACCATCTGTGCCCACCTTTGCGCTGCGTACAGTAGCCACTCAGACGCTCTCTGATATAGTTGCAGCCACAGGGTTTTAA
- the gng5 gene encoding guanine nucleotide-binding protein G(I)/G(S)/G(O) subunit gamma-5: MSGSSNLVAMKKVVQQLRFEASINRVKVSQAAADLQQFCTQNALQDPLLTGVSSSTNPFRPQKVCSFL; this comes from the exons ATGTCCGGCTCCTCCAACCTCGTAGCCATGAAGAAAGTGGTACAGCAACTTCGTTTCGAGGCGAGCATAAACCGAGTGAAG GTTTCCCAGGCCGCTGCAGACCTGCAACAGTTTTGCACGCAGAACGCCTTGCAGGACCCCCTGCTCACTGGTGTGTCCTCCAGCACCAACCCCTTCAGGCCGCAGAAGGTCTGCTCCTTCTTGTGA